One Weissella ceti DNA window includes the following coding sequences:
- a CDS encoding ABC transporter permease, with protein MTPKRPMNYMIPYLAWIFLFVLAPLVLLVFQSFHDVNGQLTLANYQNYFSGTYLKMTFNSVFFAFLVTAITLLISYPTAYIMSKLKNAQFWLMLVILPTWVNLLLKAYAFIGLFSQSGSVNEFLTFIGIGPQQMMFTNGAFLFVAAYIEIPFMILPIYNSLIEMDRSLINAARDLGANARQTLWRVIVPLSMSGVKTGIQAVFIPTLSLFMITRLIGGNRVITLGTAIEEHFLVTQNWGMGATIGVVLIVAMAITMYVTRDDKKKKRGR; from the coding sequence ATGACTCCGAAACGTCCCATGAATTATATGATTCCGTATCTTGCATGGATTTTCTTGTTTGTTCTAGCACCATTGGTGTTGTTAGTCTTTCAATCATTTCATGATGTAAATGGACAACTAACACTAGCTAACTACCAAAACTATTTTTCAGGTACGTACTTGAAGATGACATTCAATTCTGTTTTCTTTGCCTTTTTGGTAACAGCGATAACATTATTGATTAGTTATCCAACAGCGTACATTATGAGCAAATTAAAGAATGCGCAATTCTGGTTAATGCTCGTTATTTTACCAACGTGGGTAAATCTACTATTGAAAGCATATGCTTTTATTGGTTTATTTAGTCAATCAGGTAGTGTGAATGAATTCTTGACTTTTATTGGTATTGGACCACAACAAATGATGTTCACCAATGGTGCCTTCTTATTTGTTGCAGCTTATATTGAAATTCCATTTATGATTCTACCTATCTATAACTCATTGATTGAAATGGATCGTAGTTTAATTAATGCAGCGCGTGATTTAGGGGCGAATGCACGTCAAACACTTTGGCGTGTTATTGTGCCACTATCTATGTCAGGAGTTAAGACAGGAATTCAAGCTGTCTTCATTCCAACGCTATCATTGTTTATGATTACGCGTTTGATTGGTGGAAACCGTGTAATTACCTTGGGAACAGCCATTGAAGAACATTTCTTAGTGACGCAAAACTGGGGGATGGGTGCAACGATTGGAGTTGTCTTGATTGTTGCAATGGCGATAACAATGTATGTTACACGTGATGACAAAAAGAAGAAGCGAGGTCGTTAA
- a CDS encoding ABC transporter permease, producing MREIKSKWSYAYLGLVFFIMYLPIFYLIFFSFNAGDYMSDFSGFSLRHYADMFSDLRLMQILLNTFIVAFLSALLATLIGTFGALGIYYTKNKGIRQTILSLNNVLMVSPDVIIGASFLILFTMLGMRLGFVSVIMAHVAFSIPIVVLMVLPRLNEMNPALIDAARDLGANNGQVLSRVVLPFAWPGILAGFFMAITYSLDDFAVTFFVTGNGFSTLSVEIYARARQGIDLSINALSAVMFLMSLGLVVIYYFISRRASKGKKRRGAGMVVR from the coding sequence ATGCGAGAAATTAAATCTAAATGGTCATATGCCTACCTTGGACTTGTATTCTTCATTATGTACTTGCCGATTTTCTATTTGATTTTCTTTTCATTTAACGCTGGTGATTATATGAGTGATTTCTCTGGATTTTCACTTCGTCACTATGCCGATATGTTTAGTGATCTGCGTTTGATGCAAATTTTGTTGAATACATTTATTGTGGCTTTCCTATCAGCACTGTTAGCAACCTTAATTGGTACCTTTGGTGCACTAGGAATTTACTACACAAAAAATAAGGGTATTCGTCAAACAATCTTGTCATTAAATAATGTTTTGATGGTTTCACCAGACGTTATTATTGGGGCAAGCTTCTTGATTCTCTTTACGATGTTAGGAATGCGTTTAGGTTTCGTGTCTGTCATTATGGCGCACGTTGCTTTTTCAATTCCGATTGTCGTGTTGATGGTATTGCCTCGTTTGAACGAAATGAATCCAGCATTGATTGATGCGGCGCGGGACTTAGGTGCTAATAATGGTCAAGTTCTAAGTAGAGTTGTGTTGCCATTTGCGTGGCCAGGTATTTTAGCAGGGTTCTTTATGGCCATTACGTACTCACTAGATGACTTTGCCGTAACATTCTTCGTTACTGGAAATGGATTCTCAACATTGTCAGTTGAAATTTATGCACGTGCACGACAAGGAATTGACTTATCAATTAATGCTTTGTCTGCGGTGATGTTCTTGATGTCTTTGGGATTGGTCGTGATTTACTACTTTATTTCACGTCGCGCCTCAAAGGGTAAGAAGCGTCGTGGTGCAGGAATGGTGGTGCGCTAA
- a CDS encoding ABC transporter substrate-binding protein — protein sequence MKKLMWLTGIILAVVSVLWAGTVYLEKEQHRDLNQSRSKADNVLTIFNWGDYIDPELIKSFQKETGYQVNYETFDSNEAMFTKIKQGGTSYDIAVPSEYMVSKMRQADMLEPLDYKRLTGLETLDENFLKQDFDPKNEYSLPYFWGTLGIVYNDQMVDGQDIKTWNDLWRSEFKKKIMLVDSARDILGMTLVSNGKSVNTKSIPDLAAADGKLATLMPNVKAIVADEIKMYMAQNEAAIAVDYSGNAAEMMSRNEHLHYVVPEDGGNLWLDNFVIPKTVRNREAAYAFINFMNRPENAAKNAEYVGYATPNKVAKTYLPKEIQDNKAWYPKADVLDKLEVYQDLGVKWTGIYNDYFLEFKMHKQ from the coding sequence ATGAAAAAATTGATGTGGTTAACAGGAATTATTCTGGCTGTAGTGAGTGTGTTATGGGCTGGAACAGTGTATCTTGAAAAAGAACAGCATCGAGATTTGAATCAAAGCCGTTCTAAAGCCGATAATGTCTTAACAATTTTTAATTGGGGAGATTATATTGATCCAGAACTAATCAAGAGTTTCCAAAAAGAAACAGGGTACCAAGTAAACTATGAAACTTTTGATTCTAATGAAGCAATGTTTACTAAGATTAAGCAAGGCGGAACATCTTATGACATTGCGGTTCCATCAGAATACATGGTTTCAAAAATGCGCCAAGCTGATATGTTGGAACCATTGGATTATAAGCGTCTGACTGGATTAGAAACGCTTGATGAAAATTTCTTAAAGCAAGATTTTGATCCAAAAAACGAGTATTCACTCCCTTATTTCTGGGGAACACTAGGCATTGTCTATAACGATCAAATGGTTGATGGTCAAGATATTAAAACTTGGAACGACCTATGGCGTTCTGAATTCAAAAAGAAAATCATGTTAGTTGATTCAGCTCGTGATATTTTGGGGATGACACTTGTTTCAAATGGTAAGTCAGTAAATACTAAGAGTATTCCTGACTTAGCTGCTGCGGATGGTAAATTAGCAACGTTAATGCCAAATGTTAAAGCAATTGTTGCTGATGAAATTAAGATGTATATGGCGCAAAATGAAGCCGCAATTGCCGTGGATTACTCGGGTAATGCAGCAGAAATGATGAGTCGTAATGAGCATTTACATTATGTTGTGCCTGAAGACGGGGGCAATCTTTGGTTAGATAACTTTGTGATTCCAAAGACAGTGCGTAATCGTGAAGCTGCATACGCATTTATTAATTTCATGAATCGCCCAGAAAATGCAGCAAAAAATGCGGAATACGTTGGCTATGCAACACCAAATAAGGTAGCGAAAACTTATTTGCCTAAGGAAATTCAAGATAATAAAGCTTGGTATCCAAAGGCAGATGTTCTAGATAAATTAGAAGTTTACCAAGACTTGGGCGTTAAATGGACTGGTATCTATAATGATTATTTCTTAGAGTTTAAAATGCATAAGCAATAA
- a CDS encoding peptidylprolyl isomerase — translation MKKFKVEYVIGLVVALVVFGGFIFIYQQQANAYQDKIAQEAKATAGKKANKAELDKLDFPQLTNEVAKEDAVVKLKTTAGDIKIKIFNKYTPLAAENFITHAKNGYYNGTIFHRIMQGFMIQGGDPKGTGMGGESIWHNKDTKKDSGNGFVNELSPALYNIRGAVSMANAGPDTNASQFFINQNKDDQAVKLDKNAYPTKITEAYKKGGNPMLDGGYTVFGQVISGMDVVDKIAAGKVENNDGGENSKPVKPIKITGVEVEKEGQVKK, via the coding sequence GTGAAGAAATTTAAGGTGGAATACGTCATTGGACTAGTAGTTGCTCTTGTCGTTTTCGGTGGATTTATTTTTATCTATCAACAACAAGCAAATGCTTATCAAGATAAGATTGCGCAAGAAGCGAAAGCAACTGCTGGTAAGAAGGCAAATAAGGCTGAATTAGACAAATTGGATTTTCCACAATTAACAAATGAAGTTGCAAAAGAAGATGCAGTTGTTAAGTTGAAGACCACTGCAGGTGATATTAAGATCAAAATCTTTAATAAATACACACCATTAGCAGCTGAAAACTTCATTACACATGCTAAAAATGGCTATTACAATGGAACAATCTTCCATCGTATTATGCAAGGGTTCATGATTCAAGGTGGTGATCCCAAGGGAACCGGTATGGGTGGTGAATCTATTTGGCATAACAAAGACACTAAAAAAGATAGTGGTAACGGATTTGTGAATGAGTTGAGTCCAGCTTTGTACAATATCCGTGGAGCCGTTTCTATGGCTAATGCTGGGCCTGATACGAATGCGTCTCAATTCTTTATCAATCAAAACAAAGATGATCAGGCTGTTAAGTTAGATAAGAATGCCTACCCAACTAAAATTACTGAAGCCTATAAGAAGGGTGGAAACCCAATGTTGGACGGTGGTTACACAGTCTTTGGGCAAGTCATTAGTGGCATGGACGTTGTCGATAAGATTGCGGCAGGCAAGGTTGAAAATAATGATGGTGGCGAAAACTCAAAGCCTGTCAAGCCAATTAAAATTACTGGTGTTGAAGTAGAAAAAGAAGGTCAAGTTAAGAAGTAA
- a CDS encoding phage holin family protein yields MRVYSFQRLRFSQRVLINTLMLLALAGLFPQGIHISSVWTALWAAFVLGILNAVLRPILQLFALPLTILTFGVFAFVVNGAVLWLASSIVGTGFQFMSFGWALLISIHEFRMGIVDFNDYGSS; encoded by the coding sequence ATGCGAGTCTATTCATTTCAACGGTTACGTTTTTCACAACGTGTACTGATTAATACGTTAATGTTATTAGCATTAGCAGGATTGTTTCCACAGGGAATTCATATTTCATCAGTGTGGACAGCACTGTGGGCAGCATTTGTCTTGGGGATTTTAAATGCGGTATTGCGTCCAATCTTGCAACTATTTGCTCTGCCATTAACGATATTGACTTTTGGCGTTTTTGCTTTTGTGGTGAACGGCGCAGTATTGTGGTTAGCGTCATCCATTGTTGGAACGGGATTTCAATTCATGAGTTTCGGATGGGCATTGTTGATTTCAATTCATGAGTTTCGGATGGGCATTGTTGATTTCAATGATTATGGCAGCAGTTAA
- the hprK gene encoding HPr(Ser) kinase/phosphatase, translating into MGKRITVKNLLANTHLDVVTGEEYLDRVISTADISRPGLEMTGYFNYYAPERVQLMGITETAFAQRMGHDELTMIARKMMQPNTPAFVVSTGRELPEEFMRVAEETHVPVLSTELTSSRILSNMSYYLDGELAERQSVHGVLVDIFGLGVLITGDSGVGKSETALELIQRGHRLIADDRVDVYAQDEERLVGEPPAILRNLMELRGVGIVDVMNLYGSGAVRSHATISMNLHLAQWRNDQKVDRLGNGEETLTIQGVEVPRFVLPVQTGRNLAVLIEAATKNFRAKKMGFDATETFNNNLNKLIEQNAAEMDK; encoded by the coding sequence ATGGGAAAGCGGATTACGGTAAAGAATCTATTAGCAAATACACACTTAGATGTTGTAACAGGTGAAGAGTACTTAGATCGAGTGATTTCAACAGCGGATATTTCACGTCCAGGATTGGAAATGACAGGATATTTCAATTACTATGCACCTGAACGTGTACAATTAATGGGAATTACTGAAACGGCCTTTGCACAACGCATGGGGCATGATGAATTAACCATGATTGCTCGCAAGATGATGCAACCAAATACGCCCGCCTTTGTTGTCTCAACAGGTCGTGAATTACCAGAAGAATTCATGCGTGTTGCAGAAGAAACACACGTGCCAGTTTTGTCTACAGAACTAACGTCATCACGTATTCTTTCTAACATGTCTTATTACCTAGACGGAGAATTGGCTGAACGTCAATCAGTTCACGGTGTATTAGTGGATATCTTCGGATTAGGAGTATTGATTACTGGAGATTCTGGAGTCGGGAAGTCTGAAACAGCGCTTGAATTGATTCAACGTGGACACCGTTTGATCGCAGATGACCGTGTGGACGTGTATGCGCAAGATGAAGAACGTCTCGTCGGTGAACCACCTGCAATTCTACGTAATTTGATGGAATTACGTGGAGTTGGAATCGTGGATGTTATGAATCTATATGGTTCTGGTGCTGTGCGATCACATGCTACGATTTCAATGAATCTTCATTTAGCCCAATGGCGTAATGACCAAAAGGTTGATCGTCTTGGGAATGGTGAAGAAACACTAACAATTCAAGGTGTTGAAGTCCCACGATTTGTGTTGCCGGTTCAAACTGGACGAAACTTAGCAGTGCTTATTGAAGCTGCGACAAAGAATTTCCGTGCTAAAAAGATGGGGTTCGACGCAACTGAAACATTTAACAATAATCTAAATAAATTGATTGAACAAAACGCAGCTGAAATGGACAAGTAA
- a CDS encoding NAD(P)H-dependent glycerol-3-phosphate dehydrogenase gives MTEHKIAVLGAGSWGTALANVAAENGHNVMLWTYKESQVPEINELHTNAQYLGDNPLHHGVIATADMKTAVDGAELVLSVVPTKVTRQVVKHLAQVLVELNQSPIVMAATKGLEPETYLRVSEVLSEEIPAKYRRGLGVISGPSHAEGVIKHDPTLVTAVSENLAIAQAVQGLMTNSDFRMYTGTDVIGAEIGGALKNVIAIGAGALETLGYDANAKAALFTRGLAEIGRLGQAYGANPITFMGLSGMGDLFVTATSVHSRNYRAGQQLGEGKSLAQIEADMGMIIEGISTTKVAHEIAQAKHVDMPITDMIYEVLYNDKDIKLSVCELMGRPTHQEGN, from the coding sequence TTGACTGAACATAAAATTGCAGTACTTGGTGCAGGTTCTTGGGGAACAGCGCTAGCTAACGTTGCTGCTGAAAATGGACACAACGTTATGTTGTGGACATATAAAGAAAGCCAAGTGCCGGAAATCAATGAACTGCATACTAATGCGCAATACTTAGGGGATAATCCATTACACCATGGTGTAATTGCAACAGCCGATATGAAAACAGCTGTTGATGGTGCGGAGTTAGTGCTAAGTGTTGTACCAACAAAAGTCACGCGACAAGTTGTTAAGCATCTTGCACAAGTTCTAGTAGAACTTAATCAAAGCCCAATTGTTATGGCAGCTACCAAAGGACTTGAACCAGAAACATATTTACGTGTATCAGAAGTTTTGTCCGAAGAAATTCCAGCCAAGTATCGTCGTGGGTTAGGGGTTATTTCTGGACCTTCTCATGCCGAAGGTGTAATCAAGCATGATCCAACTTTGGTAACCGCTGTGAGTGAAAATCTTGCAATTGCTCAAGCAGTACAAGGATTGATGACCAATTCCGATTTCCGTATGTATACAGGTACCGATGTTATCGGTGCTGAAATCGGGGGAGCATTGAAAAATGTTATTGCAATCGGTGCAGGAGCGCTAGAGACACTTGGATATGATGCCAATGCGAAAGCTGCTTTGTTTACGCGTGGATTAGCTGAGATTGGTCGTTTGGGGCAAGCATATGGAGCCAATCCAATCACATTTATGGGATTGTCAGGGATGGGTGATTTGTTTGTTACGGCAACATCAGTACATTCACGCAATTACCGTGCTGGACAACAATTGGGTGAGGGTAAGTCTCTTGCACAAATTGAAGCTGACATGGGGATGATTATTGAAGGTATCTCAACAACAAAGGTTGCGCATGAGATTGCGCAAGCAAAGCACGTTGATATGCCAATTACTGACATGATTTATGAAGTATTGTATAATGATAAAGATATTAAGTTAAGTGTTTGTGAGCTAATGGGGCGTCCAACACATCAAGAAGGGAACTAA
- the galU gene encoding UTP--glucose-1-phosphate uridylyltransferase GalU encodes MKPVRKAIIPAAGLGTRFLPATKALAKEMLPIVDKPTIQFIIEEALESGIEEIVIVDGKSKRSIEDHFDSNPELENNLREKGKMEMLKMVEETTDINLYFIRQSHPQGLGDAVLTAKAFIGDEPFVVLLGDDIMQDEVPLTKQLIERYEQTGESTLAVMEVPHEQVSEYGVINPEEQVETGLHRVSNFVEKPKPEDAPSDLAIIGRYLLTPEIFEELERTEPGKGNEIQLTDAIDALNKRQHVYAHEFKGKRYDVGSKIGFLTTNIEFGLNHSQTGDALKTYIKDLAKTLD; translated from the coding sequence ATGAAGCCAGTACGTAAAGCCATTATTCCAGCCGCAGGATTGGGAACTCGATTCTTGCCAGCAACTAAGGCTCTAGCTAAGGAAATGCTACCAATTGTTGATAAGCCAACAATTCAATTTATTATTGAAGAAGCGCTTGAATCAGGAATTGAAGAAATCGTTATTGTTGATGGAAAGTCAAAGCGATCAATTGAAGACCACTTTGACTCAAACCCAGAACTAGAAAACAACTTGCGCGAAAAGGGTAAGATGGAAATGCTGAAGATGGTTGAAGAAACAACAGATATCAACCTGTACTTTATCCGTCAATCACACCCACAAGGTCTTGGAGATGCTGTTTTGACTGCTAAGGCCTTCATTGGTGATGAACCATTCGTTGTTTTGCTTGGTGATGACATCATGCAAGATGAAGTTCCTTTGACAAAACAATTGATTGAACGCTATGAACAAACTGGTGAATCAACACTTGCTGTTATGGAAGTGCCACATGAACAGGTTTCTGAATACGGAGTTATCAACCCAGAAGAACAAGTTGAAACTGGATTGCACCGTGTTTCTAACTTCGTTGAAAAGCCAAAGCCTGAAGATGCACCTTCTGACTTGGCAATTATTGGACGTTACTTGCTAACACCTGAAATTTTCGAAGAACTAGAACGTACAGAACCTGGTAAGGGAAATGAAATTCAATTGACAGATGCAATTGATGCATTGAACAAGCGCCAACACGTTTACGCACACGAATTCAAGGGAAAGCGTTACGATGTTGGGTCAAAGATTGGTTTCTTGACTACTAACATCGAATTTGGTTTGAACCACAGTCAAACTGGAGACGCTTTAAAGACATACATCAAGGATCTTGCAAAGACACTTGACTAA
- the trxB gene encoding thioredoxin-disulfide reductase, whose amino-acid sequence MTQKYDVVIIGAGPGGMTAATYASRANMSVLMLDRGIYGGQMNNTAEIENYPGYDSIMGADLSEKMYAASMQFGAEYAFGTVMNMERQADQTWLVTTDMATYEANSVIVATGSEYKKLHVHGEQEYSGRGVSYCAVCDGAFFRGQHVYVVGGGDSAVEEAVYLSGIVDQVTIVHRRDTLRAQPILQKRAFDAENIDFLWNTEVTQIIGDDTKVTNLKLRNNETEVEEIVDAGGIFIYVGLLPMSDSVDGLDVTDEEGWIVTNERMETKQPGLFALGDVRKKELRQVTTAVGDGAIAGQNAYAYNESLRDTQRG is encoded by the coding sequence ATGACACAAAAATATGATGTTGTGATTATTGGGGCTGGACCAGGTGGTATGACTGCGGCAACCTACGCATCACGTGCAAACATGTCAGTATTGATGTTGGACCGTGGCATTTACGGTGGACAAATGAACAATACGGCCGAAATTGAAAATTACCCAGGGTACGACAGTATCATGGGAGCAGATCTGTCTGAAAAGATGTACGCGGCATCAATGCAATTTGGTGCGGAATATGCCTTTGGAACAGTGATGAATATGGAACGTCAAGCAGATCAAACTTGGTTAGTAACAACTGATATGGCAACTTATGAAGCTAACTCAGTTATTGTGGCAACAGGTTCTGAATACAAGAAGTTACATGTACATGGTGAACAAGAATATTCAGGTCGTGGTGTTTCTTACTGTGCGGTCTGTGATGGTGCATTTTTCCGTGGACAACATGTTTATGTTGTTGGGGGTGGAGACTCAGCAGTGGAAGAAGCTGTTTACTTATCTGGAATCGTAGATCAAGTGACGATTGTACACCGTCGTGACACATTACGTGCACAACCAATTCTACAAAAGCGTGCTTTTGATGCTGAAAACATTGATTTTCTATGGAACACGGAAGTGACACAAATTATTGGTGATGATACCAAGGTTACGAACCTGAAGTTGCGCAACAATGAGACAGAAGTTGAAGAAATTGTTGATGCTGGTGGAATCTTTATTTATGTTGGTCTATTGCCAATGTCTGATTCAGTAGATGGGCTAGACGTAACTGATGAAGAAGGTTGGATTGTAACTAATGAACGTATGGAAACAAAACAACCAGGGTTGTTTGCATTAGGTGATGTCCGTAAGAAGGAATTGCGTCAAGTTACTACAGCTGTTGGTGATGGGGCAATTGCTGGTCAAAATGCTTACGCTTATAATGAATCATTACGTGATACGCAACGAGGATAA
- a CDS encoding phosphocarrier protein HPr: protein MDSREFHIVAETGIHARPATLLVQAASKFSSNIHLSFQGKEVNLKSIMGVMSLGVGQGADVTISAEGADEKEAMDAISETMKSEGLID, encoded by the coding sequence ATGGACTCACGCGAATTTCACATTGTAGCAGAAACAGGTATCCACGCTCGCCCAGCAACTTTGTTGGTACAAGCAGCTTCAAAGTTCTCATCAAACATCCACCTTTCATTCCAAGGTAAGGAAGTTAACTTGAAGTCAATCATGGGTGTTATGTCACTTGGTGTTGGTCAAGGTGCAGATGTTACTATCTCAGCCGAAGGAGCCGACGAAAAGGAAGCTATGGACGCTATCTCAGAAACTATGAAGTCAGAAGGATTGATCGACTAA